A stretch of DNA from Polyodon spathula isolate WHYD16114869_AA chromosome 4, ASM1765450v1, whole genome shotgun sequence:
aaacacaacacatacgACCGtctttaaatttagatttttcttccTATCTCAATCGCTTGTACAGCACAACAAAGCAGTAaacattttatagttttaatacattttatgtatTGTGACATGGTACCTAAATAGGACAGAAACTATTACCAACATACTTCGAAAGGATTTTTGGATGAGGGGTTcaattattaaaaatactaaTTTCTGTCTCCAGGTTCACCAGTTAACAAGAAAAAAGCCACAGACCGAACATGCCACAGGTAAGAAATTTGCAGAGTGGTGCAACTTTATCAGAACTACACCACACCTGAGAAGGATACATTCTTTCATCCAATTCTTTCATTGTGAGGTCACCTTTACTTATATTAATTTACTTATATTAATTAACATGAGCTTGTTTTCTTCCTTAACAGCATAAACCTGTCCCTCTTGTCTGGTGACTGCTCTTATGAGTGTTACTCTGTGAACCCCCTGACAGGATCTCCTTGCATGTGCCGTCGGAGTCCTCGACTCCTGTCTAATGGATACTATATTCTTACTGAAGACAGCTTAGTGTTCGACAATGAGGGCAACATTACCCTGACACCATCCAAAACCACCGTCACTTACAAAGAGAACCTTGTCAGGTAAGTTgcctttgaacattttttttatttctataaagaGTTGCCTGAGCTAATATGAATGCTATTTGCTATACAGTAAACACTGAGTTATCCACACTGCTGCTACAGAGGTTGCATTGAATGTGCTCTGGCTGTATAGGGCGATATGATTTTTTCTATAATATTTGAGCTGTAATTCTGTCATTTACCTTCAAAGTTCCACTGATTAAGCTGGAACCAGGATGTGCTTCAGAGACCAAGGACCCTGTACACTTTAGCAGAAGAAGCCGAGTACAGATTGTGCATTACACTGCTACTAAAATGatgatatttttgtgtgtgttttacaggaaTCCACAGATATTTTGATTGACAGTTACAGTATAGGTAGAATAGGATACACTGAACAATGATATATCTGAGTAAGATATAGCATAAGGCTGCTATGTTCTTGGATGGAAAATAGCAACCATTCATGCAGTGTTTACTTTGGACAAAACTTTCCAGTAACCTTGACCTCAACCTATGGCTCTGACCTGCTGGTATACGGGTGTCTTGGTTATGATTCAGCACCTAACTGTCAAAAGAGGTTAGCAAGGTTTTATGTCAGGGATAAACAACTGaaagtgttgaatcagtaaaaatgatgtattattttttcagattCACTGCTTTGAGTTGTTTTTGcaacttaaaacatttcttcctaatttaTAATTGTTCTATAACAAGATTCAAGTGATTGTTAATTcgttttttgctcttttgttatgcTTCGTTCAAAccattaaaatgtttgtctctcgtATTGTGGGAGTGTTGTCACGAGTTCCTTGGATTgcgagtttgaaatcccacttacgcAGACAAACGTTTCTGTTGTATGTGAAGATAGTAGCGAGATCTATGTTTCAGATGTAGAACAcgaaagtggcattagaaaaaaaaaatgcaataaacaaatgaatgtgaactgggaatagagagtaaagttattgatcatCTTGCCAAACCAAAAACAGATAAAGACCTAAATACCATTGCCAGTGATGATGAAACTGCTGTTGCTCCTGAAGCTGTCCAGATGAAAGGTGAAATACAAATTAGAAGGGGGGATGTTTATGTGAaagtgaatttgtaattatgaaaactttttttatattatgttagAGTAAacagtggggttccgaaaaatatagcggcctttttgaaaagagctttgaaacagactttttaaagttgtaagtgtaaggatgttaacaatgaaaagaaaaattaaaggtatgttatttaaacagttatagcaacacatggggacatataacactatattttttggaaccccgctacttactctttaaacatcAGGAGGTAATAAAAGGACTTAAAGTTAGATCCCACTTATTTTCTTGAACATAATGACTATATACTGAGATCTttacaaagctaaaaaaaaactagttgtACAAGTGAATTGCGGTTTTGAAAACAATTTTACAGCAGTTTGAGTGCAGTTGTTTTTGCATTGGTCCAAACATTTAAGCAACTTAGGTTTTCAGTAAGTTGTTGAGCATCACATTTTCCTTAGTTATTACTGAAGctaaaaaactttgaaaaaaaatgtatacaatctTAAAACATCATAGGAAAGACCAAAAAGATTTTAATATCAATACACCTGGGATGAGGAAATGAACCTTTGTCGGTAGATTTTGCCACTTATGTTTATATATTGCTTTTCTCCTTTTAGAATTTTCCGGCGCAGGAGGAGGGTGCGCAGATCCTTGGTCAGCTTGTTTGACATGACGGAACCCTCCAATTCCTGACTGAACAGCAGCATGTTCAGCAACCTCGACTCCCCCATAGCCGAGTCCTCTTGGATTGATGGGAACTCTGAGTTTAACAGCAGCTGCAGCTTCACTGATGGTGAGGAACAATTATACTGCAAATGTGCTCAGCATATTGTATGGACAGATGAATAGGGttactgtttttctttccatggtaatttcttttatttgtttatttaaaaaaaagttgcattctCAGTGATcttattttatgtactgtatgtagggtGATAAAACAGataatatttacatttagttttaatcACTTTTGTTTGTAATCAAATATGGTAATTCCAGTACACATTATTACCATAAACAGCAAATCATCTTACTGTATGCAGCATGTCGACATTGATAAAAGATTAGTGAAAACATTAGTCTAAGCTACTAGTACTTAAATTTAGTTATTCTATAtatcttatgattgagtgtttaaagtcactaataaaaaaaaagcctatcaaGTTAGAGTAAGGTCATTGTAATGCCCTTTGGTGAACCATTCCAAGCAGTACTTTGAGAGGCCACCCGGCAACCGCaggtttttacaaaaacaataagggTCATCCCAGTTTCTACAGTTCTTACTATATTTATCCTTGACCAGTTATTTCTGTAATTGTAGATAACAGCTCAGTTCTATCTCCAAGTCACAAACCATGGTTATCCAAGGAACACCTCTCAGCCTCTGCTACAGAATACTGTTACTCAAAGGAACAGTTCAGTGAGTCAAAGGGGCTGCTGGATATCCCACCGCAGTCACCGTTCCTGTCACAGAAATGCTCTTCCTATGACACATCTGCCAAACATTCGGGTAAGTAGGGCTATCTACAGTATATGTAGTTTGTGTTACTTTCTGAAATCTGACTGGATTAGAATCCAAATAATAATGGAATGGATGCATGTCAGAACTACTGCGTCCCAGTAtgctttacattaaaataaaatctgaatcaGAAGCATACCTTCAAGTTTATTTAAATTCTAAAGTTTTATCTGTTGAGAGACAATCACATGGTAGTAATACATGCTTACCAAGTCAATCTGTAAGCCAtattgtgacagagagtgaatgaatccttgTCAACAAtatccctcctgacctgtgagggcactgtgtatcaggaacagtgtgccccggactggatggtttggcagttcatttcaGGGTCAGTCAAAGCTGGCCACCCAGGAAGGGGGCAGTgtcacaatgccagaagtcatTGCCCTAATGCGGTATGTgaagtgtcagtcatggattggagaagATGTGATtaaactagctatcgcagggtgCGTGACTGAATGTATACTAGgggatgtgatgatgtaatctgttcctttgatgtggttaccaAAAGGACACGTATAGAGACAGAAGTCATttattatcgtgagtgttttgtgttttgtttgttttgttgttataactgttttgtcatttcactGTTAGATGACTAAACACTAACCGGGAGCTATTGCTacaagccagcaccaaacccagactacactgcactactgtttcacaaactgttgTCTTTCACCCCACTTGAGAAGGAGAAGTGACTGTGTCTGTCTTGTGTGTTATTAGTGTCTTAATGTTTCGGggctgaaacccttgttttggacagagatacacattgctgtgcttgttatttaagtgttgttgacacgcaACACGGCTGTTTTATGGAACTTTCACTGTCTTGAATGTGTTATTCCTGCGTACTGCAAGCCACCTGTCCCATATATGCATGCTTCTACTAATATTTGAAGAAGCAGGTGGTTATATGTGACACATTTTACATCATTCTATAGCTCCAGCAGAAGAACACGAAGaaactttcaatttttttctaataaataagaaaaatacctATTTAGATATTTTG
This window harbors:
- the tmem71 gene encoding LOW QUALITY PROTEIN: transmembrane protein 71 (The sequence of the model RefSeq protein was modified relative to this genomic sequence to represent the inferred CDS: substituted 1 base at 1 genomic stop codon) → MLPLFSRAATSSPVNKKKATDRTCHSINLSLLSGDCSYECYSVNPLTGSPCMCRRSPRLLSNGYYILTEDSLVFDNEGNITLTPSKTTVTYKENLVRIFRRRRRVRRSLVSLFDMTEPSNSXLNSSMFSNLDSPIAESSWIDGNSEFNSSCSFTDDNSSVLSPSHKPWLSKEHLSASATEYCYSKEQFSESKGLLDIPPQSPFLSQKCSSYDTSAKHSDLAIIKILFIILSICLCLAAFSRWLLGGLVISLLIFVLLFTSLTVLTKSAFESYVRSQKTRAEDITSKNE